GCCGTTAATATGAACAAAAATACTTTCCTGGCTCTGCAGGTCGTTGATAAAGCCGTAACCTTTAGCTTCGTTGAAATGTGTTACCACTCCATTTCTGATTGCATCTTCAGGCACATATTCCTGCCGGGCAATACCGATCTGAATATCCTCGGTGTTGATTTTTTGTTTTTTACCAGGATCTGGAGGTGTTGATGAAATATTTCCATTCTCATCCACGTAAGCCATCATTTCTTCCAGGCTTTTTCCTTTGTCAGAATTCGCTTTGCGGTCCTCTGCTTTTTCCTTTTTTTCCTTTTGCTTTTTTAATCTTTTCTTTTCTTTTTCTTTTTTGCTAAACGTTTCCGTTGATCTACCCATAGTATTAATCGTATTGTATTAAAATTGTTGCTGAAATAGCACTGCAAATATTCTCTTTATATTTTATAAAAGACAATTTGCGAAAATGTTTTTATAATTACTTCTTATTTATTTGTTATTTGATAGATGATATAAAATAAAAAAGCATTCTCCTCAAAAGGAGAATGCTAGACAAATGACTTTATAGTAAATTAAGCTATCTTTACATTTACTGCGTTAAGCCCTTTACGGCCTTCTTCGACATCATAGGTCACGGTGTCGTTTTCACGGATATTATCAATCAATCCTGAAGCGTGAACGAAAATTTCACTACCGCCATTTTCAGGTGTGATAAATCCAAAACCTTTACTCTCATTAAAAAATTTTACTTTTCCTTGTTGCATTATTTCATTAATTTTTATAAAATTAGTTAAAATAATTTAATTCTGCAATAATTTACTTCCCGCCAGAGGCACGGTCCCTCTATATTTGTTCTGACCGAACACTCTATTCCCTGCAGAGATATTACGTTAGTATCGTGTTGAACAGCCAGTCGCAGGGGTTGACACCAGGGTGATATTTTTTAAGGATCTCCTTGTTATACAGTTACTGAGTCGTATACAATTACTTTTTCCCAGAGATGACTGCAATCTTTAATAAACTGAAGATGGATAGGGTGAGTCTGGTAAACAGCCTGGCTATTGAGGTCACTAAAGAAAATGAGTTCCGACACCGACCAGCTGTTGTCTACAACGTCGCGCTTTTCGGTGCCGGCAACAATACCTACACGGATTTCTTTCACTGTTTCTATCTTCGACAATGTTTTCAGTCCGGTAATTAATTTATCCCGGTCTTCTGGTGATGCCGGATTCTTTAACCAAAAGAATACCTGGTGGACTACCGGATATTTTTTTTGAACTTTCGTTAATGTAATAGCTGATGCTGCGACTGTCCCTGCGGCAACAGTGGCGGCGGTGGCAATAAATTTTCTTCTGTTAGTTTTGCTCATAGCTGTATATGTGAAGGCTTAATTTACAAATAATTAATTGAAAAGAACTTTTACTCTTTATGGGATTTTGCTTCTAAAAGCTATTTCTATAAGTTTGTGTCGGGTATGTTTTATAGAGTAGCAGCAATTCTTCTGATTCCCCTGGTTATAGGCGTTAGCTTTTCGCGCCTGTTCGTTTATGCCTCTTTTGAAATAAACAGGGATTATATAGCTGCAGCTTTATGTGAGAATAAAGATAAGCCCTGGTTGCACTGCGAAGGGAAATGTTATCTGACAAAGAAGTTGAGGCAGGTTGAAGAAAAAGAAAAAAGTCAGGAGCGACAGCAGCAGAAAAACCTTATTCAGGATGCATTCCTTCCTCAGAAGTTCAACGTGCTATTTTTAACAAAGCTCATCAGGATAATCGGAATAAGAAATCCCGCGTTCATTCTTGGGAAACACTACGCTCTCATCTTTCAGCCGCCAAGGTTTTATTCTATTTCTTAACCTTCAGGATGGCGTTGATATGCAAAGTTCGGTCATCGATTGTTGTGTATCATTTTCGCCAGCGCTTGTCTGTTAAGACGAGTGAATAGAGATATCTTTTGTCTGTTTAATAACATTTAAAACCCTGCGCTATTGCGTCGTGGTCATACTATTTTAATATGAAAAAAATACTGTT
The window above is part of the Arcticibacter tournemirensis genome. Proteins encoded here:
- a CDS encoding cold-shock protein, whose translation is MGRSTETFSKKEKEKKRLKKQKEKKEKAEDRKANSDKGKSLEEMMAYVDENGNISSTPPDPGKKQKINTEDIQIGIARQEYVPEDAIRNGVVTHFNEAKGYGFINDLQSQESIFVHINGLTEPVKENDKVTFETEKGQKGLNAVRVKKVIK
- a CDS encoding cold-shock protein codes for the protein MQQGKVKFFNESKGFGFITPENGGSEIFVHASGLIDNIRENDTVTYDVEEGRKGLNAVNVKIA
- a CDS encoding Dabb family protein — its product is MSKTNRRKFIATAATVAAGTVAASAITLTKVQKKYPVVHQVFFWLKNPASPEDRDKLITGLKTLSKIETVKEIRVGIVAGTEKRDVVDNSWSVSELIFFSDLNSQAVYQTHPIHLQFIKDCSHLWEKVIVYDSVTV